A region of Haloplanus sp. XH21 DNA encodes the following proteins:
- a CDS encoding ATP-binding protein gives MDVSAWERRLAPHAPALLALLGTAVIVAGVAQVLAAGVGVFAVAGLGLCLALAAGLFGLSYWLAGRDLRPDDAWAVVRWCVGGFVAFALLSVVTVAIRVGEGHAVGDAALVVLVMAAGGGVGGGVAGINSIRANRSAREADRRRDALVFLNSHLRHNVLNATQVIQGYASLLAERTQGNEQYLEPIQRRTDTIASLIGDVKPLADVFSGDHSPTPTDISPIILREVAAARERHEDATFDVDVSADVYVMATDAVAAVFANLLQNAVEHNDAASPTVSMWIESTTRWVSVHIADDGPGVREPMKRRLFDSPIESGEGRGIALVKTLMNHYGGDIEARDNDPRGTDVVVRFRRPPPGKRPPSE, from the coding sequence ATGGACGTATCGGCGTGGGAACGGCGACTCGCGCCCCACGCTCCCGCGTTGCTCGCGCTCCTCGGAACCGCCGTCATCGTCGCCGGCGTCGCCCAGGTGCTCGCCGCCGGCGTCGGCGTCTTTGCTGTGGCCGGCCTCGGTCTCTGTCTCGCGCTCGCGGCCGGGCTGTTCGGACTGAGCTACTGGCTGGCCGGACGTGACCTCCGGCCCGACGACGCGTGGGCCGTGGTTCGGTGGTGTGTCGGCGGCTTCGTCGCCTTCGCCCTGCTGTCGGTGGTGACGGTCGCCATCCGCGTCGGCGAGGGTCACGCCGTCGGCGACGCCGCTCTCGTCGTCCTCGTCATGGCCGCAGGTGGCGGCGTCGGCGGCGGCGTGGCCGGCATCAACTCCATCCGTGCGAACCGCTCCGCTCGCGAGGCCGACCGCCGCCGCGACGCGCTGGTCTTTCTGAACAGCCACCTCCGGCACAACGTGTTGAACGCGACGCAGGTCATCCAGGGGTACGCCTCGCTCCTCGCCGAGCGGACCCAGGGCAACGAACAGTATCTCGAGCCGATACAGCGCCGCACCGACACCATCGCCTCGCTCATCGGTGACGTGAAACCGCTGGCCGATGTCTTCTCGGGCGACCACTCGCCGACGCCGACCGACATCTCGCCCATCATCCTCCGCGAAGTCGCGGCCGCCCGCGAGCGACACGAGGACGCCACGTTCGATGTCGACGTTTCGGCCGACGTGTACGTCATGGCGACCGACGCCGTCGCCGCCGTCTTCGCGAACCTCCTGCAGAACGCGGTCGAACACAACGACGCGGCGTCGCCGACGGTGTCGATGTGGATCGAGTCCACCACGCGCTGGGTGTCGGTCCACATCGCGGACGACGGCCCCGGAGTCCGTGAGCCGATGAAACGCCGCCTCTTCGACTCGCCCATCGAATCCGGTGAGGGCCGCGGCATCGCGCTCGTCAAGACGCTCATGAACCACTACGGCGGCGACATCGAGGCGCGCGACAACGACCCCCGTGGGACCGATGTCGTCGTCCGATTCCGCCGGCCGCCGCCGGGGAAACGGCCACCGAGCGAGTGA
- a CDS encoding thioredoxin domain-containing protein, with protein MTAPTQRNRLDEEASPYLEQHADNPVNWQPWDETALETAREHDVPIFLSVGYAACHWCHVMEDESFQDEEVAAVLNERFVPIKVDREERPDVDSVYQTICQLVSGGGGWPLSVFLTPEGKPFYVGTYFPREPQRGRPGFMQLLKDISNSWNEDREEIENRADQWTAAIRDELESTPDQPGGPPESDVLGSATAAAIRSADRTHGGFGSGGPKFPQPRRLELLLRAATLDGDEAAGEVAGEALDAMATGGLYDHVGGGFHRYATDREWTVPHFEKMLYDNAELPRVYLEAAQAAGDDRYARIAQETIAFLERELQHPDGGFFSTLDAQSKPPVSRRDGDEGGSEDAEGAFYVWTPEEVDDAVAGDSIDGVDSETAADLFCDRYGVESGGNFEGGTTVLTVSESYEDLAEAYDLSVETVARVLMTARTRAFDARSERPRPARDEKVLAGWNGLAISAVAAGARVLDPALAETATDALGFVREHLWDEDAQRLSRRYKGGDIQVDGYLDDYAFLAQGAFDCYQVTGEVEHLAFAVDLARVIRAEFWDAEAGTLYYTPESGEGLVTRPQELNDQSTPSSLGAAASLFDDLDLFLPNEDFGSITETLLSTHADRIRSSPLEHASLVLAADAHTRGPVELTLAADEIPESWWETLAETPLPAGVVAPRPAAEADLDSWLDALGIDEVPPIWANREAQNGEPTAYACRSFTCSPPQTDLDAALSWLSENDRSA; from the coding sequence ATGACCGCGCCGACACAGCGGAACCGCCTCGACGAGGAGGCCAGTCCGTATCTCGAACAACACGCGGACAACCCGGTCAACTGGCAGCCGTGGGACGAAACAGCGCTCGAAACCGCCCGCGAACACGACGTGCCGATCTTTCTCTCGGTCGGCTACGCCGCCTGCCACTGGTGTCACGTGATGGAAGACGAGAGCTTTCAGGACGAGGAGGTGGCGGCGGTCCTCAACGAGCGGTTCGTCCCCATCAAGGTGGACCGCGAGGAGCGCCCGGATGTCGACAGCGTCTACCAGACCATCTGCCAACTGGTTTCGGGCGGTGGCGGCTGGCCCCTCTCGGTCTTCCTCACGCCCGAGGGCAAGCCGTTCTACGTGGGGACGTACTTCCCCCGCGAACCCCAGCGGGGTCGTCCCGGCTTCATGCAACTGCTGAAAGACATCTCGAACTCGTGGAACGAGGACCGCGAGGAGATAGAGAACCGCGCCGACCAGTGGACGGCGGCGATCCGTGACGAACTCGAATCGACGCCCGACCAGCCAGGAGGACCACCCGAATCCGACGTGCTGGGGTCGGCGACGGCGGCGGCGATCCGGAGCGCCGACCGCACCCACGGCGGGTTCGGCTCCGGCGGCCCGAAGTTCCCCCAGCCCCGACGGCTCGAACTGCTGCTCCGGGCGGCGACGCTCGACGGCGACGAGGCCGCGGGCGAAGTAGCGGGCGAGGCGCTCGACGCGATGGCGACCGGCGGCCTCTACGACCACGTGGGCGGCGGCTTCCACCGCTACGCCACCGACCGCGAGTGGACGGTGCCCCATTTCGAGAAGATGCTCTACGACAACGCGGAACTCCCCCGCGTCTACCTCGAAGCGGCGCAGGCGGCGGGCGACGACCGCTACGCCCGAATCGCTCAGGAGACCATCGCCTTCCTCGAGCGCGAACTCCAGCACCCCGACGGAGGCTTCTTCAGCACGCTCGACGCCCAGAGCAAGCCGCCCGTGTCGCGGCGTGACGGCGACGAGGGAGGGAGCGAGGACGCGGAGGGCGCCTTCTACGTTTGGACGCCCGAGGAGGTCGACGACGCGGTGGCCGGTGACTCCATCGACGGCGTGGATAGCGAGACGGCGGCCGACCTGTTCTGTGACCGATACGGCGTCGAATCCGGCGGCAACTTCGAGGGCGGCACGACCGTGCTCACGGTCAGCGAGAGTTACGAGGACCTCGCCGAGGCGTACGACCTCTCGGTCGAGACGGTGGCGCGCGTGCTCATGACGGCGCGGACGCGGGCGTTCGACGCGCGGTCGGAGCGCCCCCGCCCGGCTCGCGACGAGAAGGTGCTCGCGGGATGGAACGGCCTCGCGATTTCGGCCGTCGCCGCCGGCGCGCGCGTTCTCGACCCCGCGCTCGCGGAGACGGCGACCGACGCGCTCGGCTTCGTCCGTGAACATCTCTGGGACGAGGACGCGCAACGGCTCTCCCGGCGGTACAAGGGCGGAGATATCCAGGTCGACGGCTACCTTGACGACTACGCCTTCCTTGCGCAGGGCGCGTTCGACTGCTATCAGGTCACCGGCGAGGTGGAGCATCTCGCCTTCGCCGTCGACCTCGCCCGTGTCATCCGGGCGGAGTTCTGGGACGCGGAGGCGGGCACGCTCTACTACACGCCCGAGAGCGGCGAGGGACTGGTGACCCGTCCCCAGGAGTTGAACGACCAGTCGACGCCGTCGAGTCTCGGTGCCGCGGCCAGCCTGTTCGACGATCTGGATCTCTTCCTGCCGAACGAGGACTTCGGGTCGATCACCGAGACGCTCCTGTCGACCCACGCCGACCGCATCCGGAGCAGTCCGCTCGAACACGCGTCGCTCGTGCTCGCGGCGGACGCCCACACCCGTGGCCCGGTCGAACTGACGCTCGCTGCGGACGAAATACCCGAGTCGTGGTGGGAGACGCTCGCCGAGACGCCGCTTCCCGCGGGCGTCGTCGCGCCCCGGCCGGCCGCGGAGGCAGACCTCGATTCGTGGCTCGACGCTCTCGGTATCGACGAAGTGCCGCCCATCTGGGCGAACCGCGAGGCACAGAACGGTGAGCCGACGGCCTACGCGTGCCGGTCGTTCACCTGCTCGCCGCCCCAGACCGATCTGGACGCGGCGCTGTCGTGGCTGTCGGAGAACGATAGGAGCGCTTGA
- a CDS encoding aldo/keto reductase, with product MQPLDETCDTFDIGGDLTVHRLGLGAMRITGPDVLGEPADLAEARRVLERALELGVDFVDTADSYGPGTSERLLRETITPAAADAVVATKGGLLRSPDGDWLRHGDPDYLTNAALCSCDRLGVETIDLYQYHAPDPDVPIEESMAALAALQDRGLVEHIGVSNVSVDQLERARDVVPIATVQNEYNVADRTHDDVLAVCEDEGIGFIPYFPLGGGDLGTKASVLDDIAAAHDATRQQVALAWLLERSPVVLPIPGTSSVDHLEANVASAALDLTDAEMARLSA from the coding sequence ATGCAACCGCTCGACGAGACGTGCGACACCTTCGACATCGGCGGCGACCTGACCGTCCACCGGCTCGGCCTCGGCGCGATGCGCATCACTGGGCCGGATGTCCTCGGCGAACCGGCCGACCTCGCCGAAGCGCGCCGTGTCCTCGAGCGCGCACTCGAACTCGGTGTCGATTTCGTCGACACCGCGGACTCGTACGGCCCGGGAACGAGCGAGCGCCTGCTCCGCGAGACGATCACGCCCGCGGCGGCCGACGCCGTCGTAGCCACCAAGGGCGGCCTCCTGCGGTCGCCCGACGGCGACTGGCTCCGCCACGGCGACCCCGACTACCTCACGAACGCCGCGCTCTGTAGCTGCGACCGACTCGGCGTGGAGACGATCGACCTCTATCAGTACCACGCTCCCGACCCCGACGTACCGATCGAGGAGTCGATGGCCGCCCTAGCCGCCCTTCAGGACCGCGGCCTCGTCGAGCATATCGGCGTGAGCAACGTCTCCGTCGACCAGCTCGAACGCGCCCGCGACGTGGTGCCCATCGCGACGGTCCAGAACGAGTACAACGTCGCCGACCGCACCCACGACGACGTGCTCGCGGTGTGTGAAGACGAGGGCATCGGATTCATTCCCTACTTCCCGCTCGGAGGTGGCGACCTGGGCACGAAGGCGTCGGTACTCGACGATATCGCCGCCGCCCACGACGCCACTCGCCAACAGGTCGCGCTCGCGTGGCTGCTCGAACGCTCGCCGGTCGTCCTCCCCATCCCCGGCACGTCGAGCGTCGACCATCTCGAAGCCAACGTCGCGAGCGCGGCGCTGGATCTCACCGACGCGGAGATGGCGCGGCTCTCGGCGTGA
- a CDS encoding phosphoribosylamine--glycine ligase gives MGSERFLFVSADAALITDLAWQIHREGYDVKYYIEAESDQEIGDGFVPKTDDWRAEVDWADVIIFDDIWVGSDIGTGALAEELREDGKAVVGGTPNTDQLEEDRGYAMDVLEDHGVNTVEHHVFHDFGAGIQHVQENPAPYVIKPLGEVQNVKRLLYVGNEDDGSDIVDVLRAYEKAWGHRMKGFQLQRKVEGVEVAVCGFFDGNEFIDQVNFNFEHKKLFPGNIGPSTGEMGTSMFWAGRNKLFEETFGKLEDWLANEGYVGSIDLNCIVNETGIYPLEFTPRFGYPTIALQEESIESSTGKFFFDLAHGNDPVLDVHNGYQIAVRIVLPPFPFDDEKTYDENSRNAAVVFETESREGIHLEDAKKIDGQWRVAGDNGMPIVVTGKGDTMHAAREQAYDRIDDIVMPNMYYRDDIGERWIGGDGDRLQAWGYLGPQS, from the coding sequence ATGGGCTCGGAACGCTTTCTCTTCGTCTCTGCCGACGCGGCGCTGATCACCGACCTCGCGTGGCAGATCCACCGCGAGGGCTACGACGTGAAGTACTACATCGAAGCCGAGAGCGATCAGGAGATCGGCGACGGCTTCGTACCCAAGACCGACGATTGGCGCGCGGAAGTCGACTGGGCCGATGTCATCATTTTCGACGACATCTGGGTCGGCTCCGACATCGGGACTGGCGCGCTCGCTGAGGAACTCCGCGAGGACGGGAAAGCCGTCGTCGGCGGGACGCCGAACACCGACCAGCTCGAAGAAGACCGTGGCTACGCAATGGACGTTCTCGAAGACCACGGTGTGAATACCGTCGAACACCACGTCTTCCACGACTTCGGCGCAGGGATCCAACACGTCCAGGAGAACCCTGCTCCGTACGTGATCAAGCCCCTCGGCGAGGTGCAGAACGTCAAGCGCTTGCTCTACGTCGGCAACGAGGACGACGGCAGCGACATCGTCGACGTGCTTCGGGCGTACGAGAAGGCGTGGGGGCACCGCATGAAGGGGTTTCAGCTGCAGCGAAAGGTCGAGGGCGTCGAGGTCGCCGTCTGCGGGTTTTTCGACGGCAATGAGTTCATTGACCAAGTCAATTTTAATTTTGAGCATAAGAAATTATTTCCCGGAAATATCGGCCCCTCGACCGGCGAGATGGGAACGTCGATGTTCTGGGCGGGCCGGAACAAATTGTTCGAAGAAACCTTCGGCAAACTCGAAGACTGGCTCGCCAACGAGGGCTACGTCGGAAGCATCGATCTGAACTGCATCGTAAACGAGACCGGGATCTATCCGCTGGAGTTCACCCCGCGGTTCGGATACCCGACGATCGCGCTGCAGGAAGAGTCCATCGAGTCATCTACTGGCAAGTTCTTCTTCGATCTCGCTCACGGCAACGACCCCGTGTTAGACGTTCACAACGGCTACCAGATCGCCGTTCGAATCGTCCTGCCACCGTTCCCGTTCGACGACGAGAAGACGTACGACGAGAACTCGCGGAACGCGGCGGTGGTGTTCGAGACGGAGAGCCGCGAAGGCATTCACCTCGAAGACGCGAAGAAGATCGACGGCCAGTGGCGTGTGGCCGGCGACAACGGGATGCCGATCGTCGTGACCGGCAAGGGCGACACGATGCACGCCGCCCGTGAGCAGGCGTACGATCGGATCGACGACATCGTGATGCCCAACATGTACTACCGGGACGACATCGGCGAGCGGTGGATCGGCGGTGACGGCGACCGGCTGCAGGCGTGGGGGTATCTCGGGCCGCAGAGCTAG
- the ligA gene encoding NAD-dependent DNA ligase LigA, which translates to MVEEPVDNPYLRDPDTSFAPVSELTEAEAREQVERLREVIAYHDHRYYVENDPAVADRTYDALFERLQRLEDAFDLHAETSPTQRVGGEPLDELETIEHVAPLLSLQSSGDAETIREFDRRIRESVGNVDYAAEPKFDGLSVELVYEDGHFERAVTRGDGTEGEDVSANVRTIGSVPLRLPDAPDFLAVRGEVYMPRSGFQALNERRVERGDDAFANPRNAAAGTLRLLDPETVADRPLDIFVYDVLLTSATLDSHTAAVDLLTDLGFRVGETDIVADVEGVIDYRDRLLDARDDLEYEIDGIVAKVVDYGAREELGSTARHPRWAFAYKFPARTGETTVERIVVQVGRTGKLTPVALLDPVDVTGVTISRATLHNVGQVHDVGVREGATVRIERAGDVIPEVVEVVEAGDGPRFEMPDACPVCDGSVVQEGEHHYCTNASCPAQLRRRLQHFCSRDAMDIEGLGEQAADQLVEEGLVESLADLYDLDQETLAALDGWGEQSAANLLDELEASKDIDLASFVYALGIRHVGTERARALAAAFSLDDLLEASVEDLRAVADVGPEVAESVAAYVDNPANVGMIERLRAAGIEPERRERGGDELDGLTVVFTGSVPGYTRSELAERLEAHGASVTSSVSGATDYLVVGENPGTRKQEQADAEGVETLDSAAFEERILARID; encoded by the coding sequence ATGGTCGAGGAACCCGTCGACAACCCGTATCTCCGCGACCCGGACACGTCGTTCGCGCCGGTGTCGGAGTTGACCGAGGCGGAGGCCCGCGAGCAAGTCGAGCGCCTGCGCGAGGTGATCGCGTATCACGACCACCGGTACTACGTTGAGAACGACCCGGCCGTCGCCGACCGGACCTACGACGCCCTGTTCGAGCGCCTCCAGCGACTCGAAGACGCTTTCGACCTGCACGCCGAGACGTCGCCGACCCAGCGCGTCGGCGGCGAACCCTTGGACGAACTGGAAACGATCGAGCACGTCGCCCCGCTGTTGAGCCTGCAGTCCTCGGGCGACGCCGAGACGATCCGCGAGTTCGACCGCCGGATCCGCGAGTCGGTCGGCAACGTGGACTACGCTGCCGAGCCGAAGTTCGACGGTCTCTCCGTGGAACTCGTCTACGAGGACGGGCACTTCGAGCGGGCGGTCACGCGCGGCGACGGCACCGAGGGCGAGGACGTCTCCGCGAACGTGCGGACCATCGGAAGCGTTCCCCTTCGGCTCCCCGATGCCCCGGACTTTCTCGCCGTTCGCGGCGAGGTGTACATGCCTCGCTCGGGCTTTCAGGCGCTGAACGAGCGCCGGGTCGAACGCGGCGACGACGCCTTCGCTAACCCTCGGAACGCTGCGGCGGGAACGCTCCGCCTCCTCGACCCCGAGACGGTCGCTGACCGCCCGCTCGACATCTTCGTCTACGACGTGCTCCTCACCTCGGCGACCCTGGACTCCCACACGGCAGCCGTCGACCTGCTGACCGACCTGGGCTTTCGCGTCGGCGAGACGGACATCGTCGCCGATGTCGAGGGCGTCATCGACTATCGGGACCGCCTCCTCGACGCGCGCGACGACCTGGAGTACGAAATCGACGGCATCGTCGCGAAAGTCGTCGACTACGGCGCCCGCGAGGAACTGGGGTCGACGGCGCGCCACCCCCGATGGGCCTTCGCCTACAAGTTCCCCGCCCGCACCGGCGAGACGACCGTCGAGCGCATCGTCGTCCAGGTGGGCCGGACGGGGAAACTCACGCCCGTCGCCCTCCTCGACCCCGTCGACGTGACGGGCGTCACCATCAGTCGGGCGACGCTGCACAACGTCGGCCAGGTCCACGATGTGGGCGTGCGCGAGGGCGCGACCGTTCGGATCGAACGCGCCGGCGACGTGATACCCGAGGTGGTCGAGGTGGTCGAAGCGGGCGACGGCCCGCGGTTCGAGATGCCCGACGCCTGTCCCGTCTGTGACGGGAGCGTCGTACAGGAGGGCGAACACCACTACTGCACGAACGCGTCGTGCCCGGCCCAGCTCCGCCGGCGCCTCCAGCATTTCTGCTCGCGGGACGCCATGGACATCGAGGGCCTGGGCGAGCAGGCGGCGGATCAGTTGGTCGAGGAAGGGCTGGTCGAGTCGCTCGCGGACCTCTACGATCTGGATCAGGAGACGCTGGCCGCGCTCGACGGGTGGGGCGAGCAGTCGGCCGCGAACCTCCTCGACGAACTCGAAGCGAGCAAGGACATCGACCTGGCGTCGTTCGTCTACGCGCTGGGTATCCGACACGTCGGAACCGAGCGGGCGCGGGCGCTCGCGGCCGCGTTCTCGCTCGATGACCTCCTGGAGGCGAGCGTCGAGGACCTGCGGGCGGTAGCGGACGTGGGACCGGAAGTCGCCGAATCGGTCGCTGCCTACGTCGACAACCCGGCGAACGTGGGGATGATCGAACGCCTGCGCGCGGCGGGCATCGAACCCGAACGCCGGGAGCGGGGCGGCGACGAACTCGACGGCCTGACGGTCGTGTTCACGGGGAGCGTCCCGGGTTACACCCGCTCGGAACTGGCCGAGCGCCTAGAGGCCCACGGCGCAAGCGTCACGTCCTCCGTCAGCGGCGCGACGGACTACCTCGTCGTCGGCGAGAATCCGGGCACGCGAAAGCAAGAGCAGGCCGACGCGGAGGGCGTCGAGACGCTCGACTCGGCGGCGTTCGAGGAGCGGATCCTCGCCCGCATCGACTGA
- a CDS encoding hybrid sensor histidine kinase/response regulator: protein MTMTGEILVLHVDDDPDFVTLAATFLERADERIVVETATDADDGMALLDDRDIDCIVSDHDMSGQNGIEFLRDVRETHPDLPFILFTGKGSEQVASDAISAGVTDYLQKETGTDQYAVLANRITNAVESYRSRQALAERNRTLRKYERMVNSMQEAACIYDAEGRFEIVNEFTADWYDTTRDAIQGERSNLIAYIREEADGDPYRELLDGEREQLRGEIERDFPDHGHAVLEYQLTPLDVAGSIEGVVGVVRDISERKRHERELERTNALLSTLFDALPEGVLAEDESRDVLAANQRLTALFDLAGSPAELVGSDCERLAEVASKQFGDSDRFVDRIDEVIADRDPVDGETLTLADGRTFERTYRPIELPDDAGHLWVYRDVTDRVTHEGRLEALNRATQRLLTAETTDEVAEIGVDVAKDILDLEANSIHLYDDDVGLAPVAATDAVFELVGEPPTFTGDDSIAWRVYQGGESLAVGDVHADPDRYRTDTSVQSELYLPIGEYGVLLAGSTTVDAFDQQQVLLGEILASNIATALEQVDQTARLRDRERELSRQNDRLEQFASVISHDLRNPLNVAEGRLELARETGGDEHLDAVEQAHTRMRTLIENLLTLAREGDAAIDRHPVDLASVIEACWGNVDTADATLTVDVDRTVFADESRLKQLFENLIRNAVEHGGDDVTVTVGDLDGGFYVADDGPGIPEDERSHVFDAGYSTRESGRGFGLSIVKQIVEAHGWEISVTESADGGARFEITGVDAER from the coding sequence ATGACCATGACCGGCGAGATCCTCGTTCTTCACGTCGACGACGATCCGGATTTCGTGACCCTGGCGGCGACGTTTCTCGAGCGGGCGGACGAGCGCATCGTCGTCGAAACGGCGACCGACGCCGACGACGGGATGGCCCTTCTGGACGACCGTGACATCGACTGTATCGTCTCGGATCACGACATGTCCGGACAGAACGGCATCGAGTTCCTCCGCGACGTGCGCGAGACGCACCCGGATCTTCCGTTCATCCTCTTCACCGGCAAAGGCTCGGAACAGGTCGCGAGCGACGCGATTTCGGCGGGCGTCACCGACTACCTCCAGAAGGAGACTGGTACCGACCAGTACGCCGTGTTGGCCAACCGGATCACGAACGCCGTCGAATCCTACCGGTCGCGGCAGGCGCTGGCCGAACGCAACCGGACGCTCCGGAAGTACGAACGCATGGTCAACTCGATGCAGGAAGCGGCGTGTATCTACGACGCCGAGGGCCGGTTCGAAATCGTCAACGAATTCACTGCCGACTGGTACGACACGACCCGTGACGCCATCCAGGGCGAACGCAGCAACCTCATCGCCTACATCCGGGAGGAGGCCGACGGCGACCCGTATCGGGAACTGCTCGACGGAGAGCGCGAGCAACTCCGCGGCGAGATCGAGCGGGACTTCCCCGATCACGGACACGCCGTGCTGGAGTATCAGCTAACCCCGCTGGACGTCGCGGGGTCAATCGAGGGCGTCGTGGGTGTCGTTCGCGACATCAGCGAGCGCAAACGCCACGAGCGCGAACTCGAACGGACGAACGCGCTGCTGTCGACGCTGTTCGACGCACTCCCCGAGGGCGTCCTTGCCGAAGACGAGTCACGTGACGTGCTAGCAGCCAACCAGCGGCTCACCGCGCTGTTCGACCTGGCCGGCTCGCCGGCGGAGCTCGTCGGATCCGACTGCGAACGGTTGGCCGAGGTCGCGAGCAAGCAGTTCGGCGACTCGGACCGGTTCGTCGACCGGATCGACGAGGTGATCGCCGACCGCGACCCCGTCGACGGCGAGACGCTGACGCTCGCCGACGGCCGGACGTTCGAGCGAACCTACCGACCGATCGAACTCCCCGACGACGCGGGCCATCTCTGGGTCTATCGCGACGTGACCGACCGGGTGACTCACGAGGGCCGCTTGGAGGCACTCAACCGGGCGACACAGCGCTTGCTGACCGCCGAAACCACCGACGAAGTCGCCGAGATCGGCGTCGACGTGGCCAAGGACATCCTCGACCTGGAGGCGAACTCGATCCACCTGTACGACGATGACGTGGGTCTGGCACCCGTCGCGGCCACCGACGCTGTCTTCGAACTCGTCGGCGAGCCGCCGACGTTTACCGGCGACGACAGCATCGCGTGGCGCGTCTATCAGGGGGGCGAATCGCTCGCAGTCGGCGATGTCCACGCCGATCCGGACCGATATCGGACGGACACGTCGGTCCAGAGCGAACTCTACTTGCCCATCGGCGAGTACGGGGTCTTGCTCGCCGGGTCGACGACCGTCGACGCGTTCGACCAGCAACAGGTCCTGCTCGGTGAGATCCTGGCCAGTAACATCGCGACAGCGTTGGAACAGGTCGATCAGACCGCGCGGCTTCGCGACCGAGAACGGGAACTCAGCCGGCAGAACGACCGTCTCGAGCAGTTCGCCAGCGTCATCTCTCACGACCTCCGGAACCCACTGAACGTGGCCGAGGGACGACTCGAACTGGCCCGCGAGACGGGCGGCGACGAGCATCTCGACGCCGTCGAACAGGCACACACCCGAATGCGGACGCTGATCGAGAACCTCCTCACGCTGGCCCGGGAGGGCGACGCCGCCATCGACCGCCACCCTGTCGATCTCGCGTCCGTCATCGAGGCGTGCTGGGGGAACGTCGACACCGCGGACGCGACGCTCACCGTCGACGTGGACCGGACCGTGTTCGCCGACGAGAGCCGCCTGAAACAGCTGTTCGAGAACCTCATTCGGAATGCGGTCGAACACGGCGGCGACGACGTGACCGTCACGGTCGGCGACCTGGACGGCGGCTTCTACGTGGCCGACGACGGCCCCGGCATCCCCGAAGACGAACGCAGTCACGTGTTCGACGCCGGCTACTCGACTCGTGAGAGCGGGCGGGGGTTCGGGCTGAGCATCGTCAAACAGATCGTCGAGGCCCACGGATGGGAGATCAGCGTCACCGAATCCGCCGACGGCGGCGCGCGATTCGAGATCACGGGCGTCGACGCCGAGCGGTGA
- a CDS encoding thioredoxin family protein, with amino-acid sequence MTLATMDPADDWEGTEADLAVLGQDGLTYLVWGGDWCGDCQEQLPGFAAALDAAGVSEEQIEHYPVDEDKQGAGVDEYAIEYIPTVVVERDGEEIVRFVEEEPVTIAEYLAEQLAAADDARPSADD; translated from the coding sequence ATGACGCTAGCGACGATGGACCCCGCCGACGATTGGGAGGGAACCGAGGCCGATCTGGCCGTTCTGGGACAGGACGGCCTGACCTACCTCGTCTGGGGCGGCGACTGGTGTGGCGACTGTCAGGAGCAGCTCCCGGGCTTCGCCGCCGCCCTCGACGCCGCGGGCGTCTCCGAGGAGCAGATCGAACACTACCCGGTCGACGAGGACAAGCAGGGCGCGGGCGTCGACGAGTACGCCATCGAGTACATCCCGACCGTCGTCGTCGAGCGCGACGGGGAGGAGATCGTGCGGTTCGTCGAGGAGGAGCCGGTGACCATCGCGGAGTATCTGGCCGAGCAACTCGCCGCGGCCGACGACGCGCGGCCGAGCGCCGACGACTAA